GACATTGCTCTGCTGGGCTTCGCCTTCGCCCACGGCATGAACGGCCTGCGCTACGTGGTGAACGATTACGTCCACCACGAAAATTTGAGAAAGACGCTGAACCGCCTCATCTTTTTTGCCTGGCTGGTCATCACTGCCGTCGGCGGCATCGCCATCTTTGGCAGCCGAGCCGCAAACGCCAACCTCACCTTTGATCGCGGCGGCGAAGCTGTCGGCTTTGGCGTCACCATTGGCAATAGCGGGGTCACCTCACTGGCGGTTGTTGGCGCCGTTATCGTCGTCGTCGCCCTGGCCTTTCTGACGTTGAGGAGGGGGAAGAAATGACTCAACATCATCAATTCGACGCCGTCATCGTCGGCGCGGGCGGGGCGGGACTGATGGCCGCCCTGCACGCCAGCAAAACCGCCAACGTGGCCGTCGTCTCCAAGTTGTACCCGACTCGTTCTCACACCGGCACCGCCCAGGGCGGCATCGCCGCCGCGCTTGGCAATATGGAGCCGGACTCGTGGGAGTGGCACATGTACGACACCGTCAAAGGCGGCGACTATCTGGTGGATCAGGACGCCGCCGAGATTCTGGCCCGCGACGCGATTGAGGCCATCATCGAACTGGAGCACATGGGCCTGCCCTTCGACCGCACGCCCGAGGGCAAGATCGAACAACGCCGCTTCGGCGGCCACACCGCCAACTTTGGCGAGAAGGCCGTGATGCGCGCCTGCAAGGCCGCCGACCGCACCGGCCACATGATCCTGCAAACTCTGTTCCAGCAGTGCATCAAGAACAAAGTCAACTTCTTCAACGAGTTCTTCGTCACCGACGTGATCCTCGAAGACAACGTTTGCCGGGGCGTGGTGGCGATTGAAATGGCGACCAGCGAAATCCACGTCTTCCACGCCAAGGCGGTGCTGATCGCCGCCGGCGGCTTTGGCAAGATGTTCCAGGTCACGTCCAACGCCCACACCCTCACCGGTGACCCCGTGGCCGCGCTCTACCGTCGCGGCGTCCCGCTGGAAGACATGGAGTTCTTCCAGTTCCACCCGACCGGCATTTACAAGATGGGCATTCTGCTCTCCGAAGCGGCGCGTGGCGAGGGCGCGGTGTTCATCAACGACAAGGGCGAGCGCTTCATGGAGCGTTACGCGCCCACACTCAAAGACCTCGCGCCCCGCGATATGGCTTCGCGCTATATCTATCAGGAAGTGCGCGACGGGCGCGGCATCGGCGGCAAGGACTACGTTTACATGGACTTCCGCCCCGAGACCATCAACCGCCTCAAGAGCGGGCCGGGCGGCAAGGAAGTCACCCGCGAGCATCTCGAAAAAGCCCTGCCCGACATCCTGGAATTTGCGCGAGTCTATCTGGGCATTGACCCGATGAAAGACCCGGTTCCCATTCAGCCGACGGCTCACTACGCCATGGGCGGCATCCCCACCGACGTGGATGGCCGGGTTCTGGCCGACAATTCCAAAGCCGTCGCCGGTTTGTACGCCGCCGGTGAGTGCGCCTGCGTGTCGGTGCATGGCGCGAACCGGCTCGGCACTAATTCACTGGTGGACCTGGTGGTGTTTGGGCGGCGCGGCGGCAAGCACATGGCCGACTTTTGCAAGCAGGCAACGTTCGCCCCTCTGCCGGCCAATGCCGCCAGAGACACCGCCGCCGAGTTCGACCGGTTGCACGCCGGCAAGGGCCACGAGCGCCCGGCGGCTCTTCGCAACACGATGCAAAAGGCGATGACGGGCGATGTCGGCGTCTTCCGCAACGAGGCCGACATGGAACGGGCGCTGGACACTGTCCGCGAGTTGAAGGAGCGTTACCGGAATGTGAAGATTGACGACACCGGCAAAATTTTCAACACCGATGTGCTGGAGACGTTTGAGCTGGGCTGTTTGCTCGACCTGGCCGAGATTACGGCGGCGGCGGCCCTGCGCCGCACCGAGAGCCGCGGCGGCCACTCCCGCGAAGATTATCAGGCCCGCGACGATGCCAACTGGCTCAACCACAGTATGGCCTACTGCGCCATGAACGGGGCCGCCGTCGGCGTGACGGCGGGCGACATCAAGTTCGACAAGAAGCCAGTCGTCATCACCAAATTCCAGCCGAAGGAACGGAAGTATTAGACAACGGATTCAACGAATGAAGCGGATTCTTGTTTTCATCATCCGATAAATTCGTTTCATCCGTTGTCAAAGAGAAATGACATGAAAGTTCATCTCAAAATCAAGCGCTTCAACCCCGAGAAAGACGCCAAACCTTACTGGGCCGAGTACGATCTGGAAGTGGAACCGACCGACCGCGTCCTGGACGCCTTGCACCAGGTGAAGTGGTACCACGACGGCACGTTCAATTTGCGGCGCTCGTGCGCTCACGGCGTGTGCGGCTCGGACGCGGTGCGCATCAACGGCCAGAACCGGCTGGCTTGCAAAGTGCTGATTCAAGACGTGGGCGCAAACATTGTCGTCGAGCCGATCCTGGGCATGAAGGTGATCAAAGACCTGATCGTGGACATGGAGCCGTTCTTCGATCACTACAAGTCGGTGATGCCGTATTTCGTCAACGATACGCCCCTGCCTGAAGATGGCCGGGAGCGGCGGCAAAGCATTGTGGATCGCGAACGTTTTGACGAAGGCACCAAGTGTATTCTATGCGCCTGTTGC
The DNA window shown above is from Chloroflexota bacterium and carries:
- a CDS encoding succinate dehydrogenase iron-sulfur subunit, giving the protein MKVHLKIKRFNPEKDAKPYWAEYDLEVEPTDRVLDALHQVKWYHDGTFNLRRSCAHGVCGSDAVRINGQNRLACKVLIQDVGANIVVEPILGMKVIKDLIVDMEPFFDHYKSVMPYFVNDTPLPEDGRERRQSIVDRERFDEGTKCILCACCTTSCPSFWANGDYVGPAAVVQAHRFIFDSRDTAAAQRLEVLNQQFGVWKCRTAFNCTNACPRDIPVTQLIGEVKKALVTGEIK
- a CDS encoding succinate dehydrogenase flavoprotein subunit is translated as MTQHHQFDAVIVGAGGAGLMAALHASKTANVAVVSKLYPTRSHTGTAQGGIAAALGNMEPDSWEWHMYDTVKGGDYLVDQDAAEILARDAIEAIIELEHMGLPFDRTPEGKIEQRRFGGHTANFGEKAVMRACKAADRTGHMILQTLFQQCIKNKVNFFNEFFVTDVILEDNVCRGVVAIEMATSEIHVFHAKAVLIAAGGFGKMFQVTSNAHTLTGDPVAALYRRGVPLEDMEFFQFHPTGIYKMGILLSEAARGEGAVFINDKGERFMERYAPTLKDLAPRDMASRYIYQEVRDGRGIGGKDYVYMDFRPETINRLKSGPGGKEVTREHLEKALPDILEFARVYLGIDPMKDPVPIQPTAHYAMGGIPTDVDGRVLADNSKAVAGLYAAGECACVSVHGANRLGTNSLVDLVVFGRRGGKHMADFCKQATFAPLPANAARDTAAEFDRLHAGKGHERPAALRNTMQKAMTGDVGVFRNEADMERALDTVRELKERYRNVKIDDTGKIFNTDVLETFELGCLLDLAEITAAAALRRTESRGGHSREDYQARDDANWLNHSMAYCAMNGAAVGVTAGDIKFDKKPVVITKFQPKERKY